From a region of the Lactuca sativa cultivar Salinas chromosome 4, Lsat_Salinas_v11, whole genome shotgun sequence genome:
- the LOC111882101 gene encoding calcium-dependent protein kinase 10 — protein sequence MGNCTTCLRPDNPKPQHYQPPPTPPGKKKNFKQRPNPYAESPVPIRVLNDFGQLAHHRTRISDKYILGRELGRGEFGVTYLCTDRETKQAFACKSISKKKLRTAVDVEDVRREVAIMSTLPEHPNIVKLRATYEDHEAVHLVMELCEGGELFDRIVARGHYSERAAAGIAKTVAEVVKMCHEHGVIHRDLKPENFLFANKKENSPLKAIDFGLSVFFKPGQKFSEIVGSPYYMAPEVLRRNYGPEVDIWSAGVILYILLCGVPPFWAETEQGVALSILRGVIDFKREPWPQISENAKSLVKQMLEPDPKKRLTSQQVLEHPWIVNEKKASNVPLGDIVRTRLKQFSVMNRFKKKALRVIAEHLSIEEVEVIKDMFTLMDSDGDGKVTFDELRAGLKKVGSQLAEPEIKLLMDVADVDGNGVLEYGEFVAVTIHLQKMENDEHFRRAFMFFDKDGSGFIELNELEQVLADESGQADMDVLNEIMKEVDTDKDGQISYDEFVAMMKAGTDWRKASRQYSRERFKSISVNLMKDGSLRLEDGLTGQSVIV from the exons ATGGGCAACTGCACCACCTGTCTAAGACCCGATAATCCGAAACCCCAACACTACCAGCCACCTCCGACTCCACCGGGCAAGAAAAAGAACTTCAAACAAAGACCCAATCCATACGCCGAATCTCCGGTACCGATCCGGGTTTTGAATGACTTCGGACAACTCGCCCACCACCGGACCCGAATTTCCGACAAGTACATACTTGGCCGGGAGCTGGGTCGGGGAGAGTTTGGAGTCACGTACCTCTGCACCGATAGAGAAACAAAACAAGCTTTCGCGTGTAAATCAATCTCCAAGAAAAAACTCCGAACCGCCGTCGACGTGGAGGACGTCCGGCGAGAGGTTGCGATTATGTCAACCTTGCCGGAGCACCCAAATATAGTGAAGCTTCGTGCTACATATGAGGATCATGAAGCTGTTCATTTGGTGATGGAGCTGTGCGAGGGTGGAGAGCTGTTTGACAGAATCGTTGCTAGAGGGCATTATAGCGAACGTGCGGCGGCCGGAATCGCGAAGACGGTGGCGGAGGTGGTGAAGATGTGCCATGAACATGGGGTAATTCATCGAGACTTGAAGCCGGAGAACTTTTTGTTTGCTAATAAGAAAGAAAATTCTCCTTTAAAAGCCATCGATTTCGGACTTTCTGTATTCTTCAAGCCAG GTCAGAAATTTTCAGAAATTGTGGGGAGTCCATACTACATGGCGCCTGAAGTTCTAAGGCGAAATTATGGACCAGAGGTTGATATATGGAGTGCTGGGGTTATTCTTTATATATTGTTATGTGGGGTCCCTCCCTTTTGGGCAG AAACGGAACAAGGTGTCGCGTTGTCAATTCTACGAGGTGTTATTGATTTCAAGAGGGAACCGTGGCCTCAAATTTCTGAAAATGCTAAAAGTCTTGTTAAGCAGATGTTAGAACCGGATCCCAAGAAACGGTTAACTTCCCAACAAGTTTTAG AACATCCATGGATCGTGAACGAGAAGAAAGCTTCAAATGTTCCATTGGGAGATATTGTGAGGACGAGGCTCAAGCAATTCTCCGTGATGAATCGGTTCAAAAAGAAAGCATTGAGG GTGATTGCAGAACATTTGTCAATCGAAGAAGTCGAAGTTATTAAAGACATGTTTACATTAATGGACTCGGATGGTGATGGTAAAGTTACATTTGATGAACTCCGGGCCGGATTAAAGAAAGTTGGATCCCAATTGGCTGAACCTGAGATCAAATTGCTCATGGACGTG GCTGATGTTGATGGCAATGGAGTACTTGAATATGGAGAGTTTGTAGCAGTGACAATTCACTTGCAAAAGATGGAGAATGATGAGCATTTTCGTAGAGCGTTTATGTTTTTTGATAAAGATGGAAGTGGTTTTATCGAGCTTAATGAGCTAGAACAAGTGTTGGCAGATGAGTCGGGTCAAGCAGACATGGACGTACTTAATGAGATCATGAAAGAAGTTGATACGGATAAG GATGGTCAAATTAGTTACGATGAATTCGTGGCAATGATGAAAGCGGGAACAGATTGGAGGAAGGCATCACGACAATACTCGAGAGAGAGATTCAAGAGCATAAGTGTTAACTTGATGAAGGATGGATCATTGAGACTTGAGGATGGGTTGACCGGTCAATCCGTTATAGTTTGA